A stretch of the Lolium perenne isolate Kyuss_39 chromosome 3, Kyuss_2.0, whole genome shotgun sequence genome encodes the following:
- the LOC127345024 gene encoding sister chromatid cohesion 1 protein 4, whose amino-acid sequence MFYSQFILAKKGPLGTIWIAAHLERKLRKNQVTDTDIGVSVDSIIFPEVPIALRLSSHLMVGVVRIYSRKVNYLFHDCSEALLKIKQAFRSTAVDLPPEESTAPYHSITLPETFHLDDFELPEAAFQGDIDHHVSAKEQITLQDNPERTAYSTSEFGLDERFGDGNSSHMGLDLEEELLLTKDHSIQLESDDGIIIQGRSSIHLTDMDVDDNPSKDEGAEGCNNMDDEPSTHSKHITSWTGYNVQTPDLNMLLHNEDDAGPSTSYYQPSPYPFDEPASPEFVSAQAPATPGLMEETVPSRVHESPVLSPQRKASPSSNEETAKADNFAAPPSEFLQSEAAKADNLAAPPSEFLQSEAAKAVNFAAPPSEFLQSAAANANDAVGAETIDFGLAKPVQVESSGAVHEMDSPRQHCSTKDLLPVPQTSNLEATVDKLVRNTDDIAVSGETLTSKATVEGVTFVQNTSEPFANGSTEPSMIRNPTHFNEGSVDVQGYNMPTMGSVPFVQNTSEPCTNGSAEPRVTGNPTHFNEGSVNMQGYNTMTSNYSIEQNSQRAPPEMERNNISVADFQQNDGPIFHQNAGPIFHQNAGPIFHQNAGTIFQQNPATMFQQNPAAMFQQSPGTIFPQNAGTLFPQNAGTVLQQNTGTLFQQNTGTIFQQNAGQQNAGTIFQQNASQQYAGTIFQQNAGQQNAGTIFQQNAGQQNAGTIFQQNAGQQNAGTMFQQNAGTVFQQNAGTIPQYMAYSDRPNALSTSNFFPERETMLSAPDTQFHLTNDLGFGQITAEKGITESDGSNKIASLTSRKRHLEDSLPAPESRTTVNLSSTPHGKRPADAVPNDDDLLASILVGRRTPGLRLDSTPLPPNASSLKRQRLTPKTTTPRMTPKRRVKMDDAMVIHADIIRQQLISTEDIRRIRRKAPCTRSEIWMIEKGSLEEDIFREPIFSCMRKDLNKLQYRTYGIVPHPTLHNIELQGQPDMPETIAVDTDNVSISGAKESATLDHQLHMVLPDGTQLDAMPQEATAAVDPTPQEATDAVYPTPQEATDAVDGTAAFAFQMPSDDHVNNIEKVTESLFGDGKETPLVNETSFDANIPAQDDIVDKDGRQDISADLQRNTNADTPLFVLDDTTHDSATRVTDAPDVVLDSSSPARAQAVDDLNGEQRDILHSDINVFEDKEMPTSEITGLEFAQNASAFPQPTEDENAVSAMGENSGLQENNAGSFVDMDNMVHDFALKECSDFGSAIHDVDTDFLNYDDDGDFDEAAIDDEPNPDEFQSLDALSGWSSRTRGVARYLKTLFDEDSGLGRKNVAIDHLLRGKSRKEASRMFFETLVLSTKDYIQVEQPNPFDFVNVKPGPKLLKTDF is encoded by the exons ATGTTCTACTCGCAGTTCATCTTGGCCAAGAAGGGCCCCCTCGGGACCATATGGATCGCCGCGCACTTGGAGCGCAAGCTGCGCAAGAACCAGGTCACCGATACCGACATCGGCGTCTCAGTAG ATTCAATTATATTCCCCGAGGTTCCAATTGCTCTGCGGTTATCCAGCCATCTTATGGTAGGCGTGGTCAGAATCTATTCTCGGAAGGTCAACTACCTGTTCCATGATTGTAGTGAAGCTTTGCTCAAGATAAAACAAGCCTTTAGGTCCACTGCTGTTGATCTCCCCCCTGAAGAATCAACTGCTCCATACCATTCTATAACACTCCCTGAGACATTCCATCTTGATGATTTTGAATTACCGGAGGCTGCATTTCAGGG CGACATTGATCATCATGTAAGCGCAAAAGAACAGATCACCTTGCAAGACAACCCAGAGAGAACAGCATATTCAACATCCGAATTTGGTTTAGATG AAAGATTTGGTGATGGCAATTCTTCACATATGGGTTTAGATTTGGAGGAG GAATTACTGCTGACGAAGGATCACTCAATTCAACTCGAGTCTGATGATGG TATCATCATTCAAGGCCGGTCATCAATTCATCTTACTGATATGGATGTTGACGATAACCCAAGTAAAGATGAAGGGGCTGAAGGATGCAACAACATGGATGATGAACCTTCTACTCACAGCAAGCATATTACTAGCTGGACTGGTTACAATGTACAGACCCCTGATTTGAATATGCTATTGCATAATGAAGATGATGCAGGGCCATCAACGTCATACTATCAACCTAGTCCCTACCCTTTTGATGAACCTGCGTCACCTGAGTTTGTAAGTGCTCAAGCCCCAGCCACACCTGGATTAATGGAAGAAACAGTTCCTTCCAGAGTGCATGAAAGTCCTGTACTGAGCCCTCAACGAAAAGCTTCACCTTCAAGCAATGAGGAAACTGCAAAGGCTGACAATTTTGCTGCTCCACCCTCAGAATTTCTCCAGTCAGAGGCTGCAAAGGCTGACAATTTGGCTGCTCCACCCTCAGAATTTCTCCAGTCAGAGGCTGCAAAGGCTGTCAATTTTGCTGCTCCACCCTCAGAATTTCTTCAGTCAGCTGCAGCAAATGCTAATGATGCTGTTGGTGCTGAGACGATTGATTTTGGATTGGCCAAGCCTGTGCAAGTTGAATCTTCTGGTGCTGTGCATGAGATGGATTCTCCGAGGCAACACTGTTCAACCAAGGATTTGCTGCCAGTACCACAAACCTCAAACCTGGAGGCTACCGTGGATAAGTTGGTGCGAAATACCGATGATATAGCTGTATCAGGTGAAACACTAACTTCTAAAGCAACCGTGGAAGGCGTTACCTTTGTTCAAAATACCTCAGAGCCATTTGCTAATGGTTCTACTGAGCCATCCATGATAAGGAATCCAACACATTTCAATGAGGGATCAGTGGACGTGCAAG GGTATAACATGCCAACCATGGGAAGCGTGCCCTTTGTTCAAAATACTTCAGAGCCATGCACTAATGGTTCTGCTGAGCCACGCGTGACTGGTAATCCAACACATTTTAACGAGGGATCAGTAAACATGCAAG GATACAACACGATGACTTCTAATTATTCAATAGAACAGAACTCACAAAGAGCACCACCAGAAATGGAACGCAATAATATATCAGTTGCAGATTTCCAACAGAACGATGGACCAATATTCCACCAGAACGCTGGACCAATATTCCATCAGAATGCTGGACCGATATTCCATCAGAATGCTGGGACAATATTCCAACAGAACCCTGCGACAATGTTCCAACAGAACCCCGCGGCAATGTTCCAACAAAGCCCTGGAACAATATTCCCACAGAACGCAGGAACACTATTCCCACAGAATGCTGGAACAGTTTTGCAACAGAATACTGGAACACTTTTCCAACAGAACACTGGAACAATTTTCCAGCAGAATGCTGGCCAACAGAACGCTGGAACAATTTTCCAGCAGAATGCTAGCCAACAGTACGCTGGAACAATTTTCCAACAGAATGCTGGCCAACAGAATGCTGGAACAATTTTCCAGCAGAATGCTGGCCAACAGAACGCTGGAACAATTTTCCAGCAGAATGCTGGCCAACAGAACGCTGGAACAATGTTCCAACAGAATGCTGGAACGGTTTTCCAACAGAATGCTGGAACAATACCACAATACATGGCATATAGTGATAGACCAAATGCCTTGTCGACCTCAAATTTCTTCCCAGAACGTGAAACAATGTTGTCAGCTCCAGATACTCAGTTCCACCTGACAAATGACTTGGGGTTCGGGCAGATTACTGCAGAGAAAGGAATCACAGAATCTGATGGAAGTAACAAAATAGCTAGCCTTACCAGCAGAAAACGTCACTTGGAGGACAGCTTGCCAGCTCCAGAGAGTAGGACTACTGTAAATCTGTCTAGCACACCACATGGTAAAAGACCTGCTGATGCAGTTCCTAACGATGATGATTTACTGGCATCCATTTTAG TTGGTAGAAGAACCCCTGGATTGAGGCTTGATTCAACACCATTGCCGCCAAATGCATCATCTTTGAAACGCCAAAGGTTAACACCAAAGACCACGACACCAAGGATGACACCCAAGAGAAGAGTGAAAATGGATGATGCCATGGTCATACATGCTGA TATTATACGGCAGCAGTTGATTAGTACTGAGGATATAAGGCGTATCCGCAGAAAGGCTCCATGTACCCGTTCTGAAATATGGATGATTGAGAAAGGTTCACTAGAGGAGGATATATTCCGCGAGCCTATATTTTCCT GTATGCGCAAGGATCTGAACAAGTTGCAGTATCGGACCTATGGCATTGTTCCTCACCCTACCTTACATAACATTGAACTACAAGGGCAACCAGACATGCCTGAAACTATTGCAGTAGATACCGATAATGTTAGCATTTCTGGTGCAAAGGAAAGTGCAACTCTTGACCACCAACTTCACATGGTGCTACCGGATGGAACTCAATTAGATGCTATGCCGCAAGAAGCAACTGCTGCAGTTGATCCTACGCCGCAAGAAGCAACTGATGCAGTTTATCCTACACCGCAAGAAGCAACTGATGCAGTTGATGGTACAGCTGCATTTGCTTTTCAAATGCCATCTGATGATCATGTTAACAACATTGAAAAAGTAACCGAGTCCTTGTTTGGTGACGGGAAAGAAACTCCACTTGTTAATGAAACAAGTTTTGATGCAAACATCCCTGCTCAAGATGATATAGTGGATAAGGATGGTCGTCAAGATATTTCAGCAGATTTGCAGAGGAATACAAATGCTGATACACCTCTCTTTGTGCTAGATGACACCACCCATGATTCTGCAACTAGGGTAACAGATGCTCCAGATGTTGTTTTGGATAGTTCTAGCCCAGCTCGTGCACAAGCGGTGGACGATCTGAACGGGGAACAGAGGGACATCCTTCACAGTGATATTAATGTTTTTGAGGATAAGGAGATGCCCACTTCTGAGATTACTGGACTGGAATTCGCTCAGAATGCCTCTGCTTTTCCTCAACCAACAGAGGATGAGAATGCTGTGTCTGCCATGGGAGAAAATTCTGGCTTGCAAGAAAACAACGCAGGATCCTTTGTGGACATGGACAACATGGTCCATGACTTTGCACTCAAGGAATGCAGT GATTTTGGCAGTGCAATTCATGATGTCGACACAG ATTTTCTCAattatgatgatgatggagacttTGATGAGGCAGCAATTGATGACGAGCCAAATCCTGATGAGTTCCAGTCTCTTGATGCACTTAGTGGTTGGTCTTCTCGTACCAG